Genomic DNA from Pelosinus sp. UFO1:
GCAAGGCTAAAGTCTTCTACCACTTTCGATAAAAATCGATCCTCTGGTAATTTGGCTTTTATCCTTGCTTGATTGCGAGGGCATACCTCTTGGCAAATATCGCAGCCATACACCTTTGTCCCCATTTTTTCCCGTATTTCAGGCTGAATATAACTACCAGCCATACCATCTTGTGTGAAAAAAGTATTGAATGGGATGCAGCGGCTCGGATTCAATTTATTTGGCTCATATATGGCTTGCGTAGGGCAAGCTTTCATGCAAGCCGAACATCCTTTGGGGCATCCTACTTCAACCGTAGGACTATCATATTCAAGTTCTTGATCTACCAGAAAGGACGTTAAATAGATAAAAGAGCCGATCCCTTCAGCGTAAGCAAAATTATTTCTACCAAAATCTACTATACCAGCCTTTGCCGCAACCAATCTTTCTGGCAAAATAATATTCTCGCCTACCTCACAGCCAAGTTTGCGCAAAAAATCTCGCATTAATTGTGTTCGAGCACCATTAACATGCTCAGGCGGCGCGTTATAAGCTCTAGCTTGATAAACCCTCCCCATTATATCTGTCAATTCCTTTGGGAATTCCTTTTGTGAGTAGTCATAGACTGTTGTAATGATTGACTTTGCAGTTGGCATTACAGAACGGGGTTTAGCAGAATTCAATGGGCGGTAAGGCGATTGGATATAAAATGCATACATTTCACTTCGATTCGTTAATTCATCGATGTACTCCTGAAAATCGTCAGCAGGAATAATTCCCACCTTACTATACCCAAGGTCTAAAGCAAATTCTTTAATTTGCGATGTAAGTGACATATTATATTCCTCCTAATTATTATTAGATAGACCTACAGGACATGATTTCATACAGTTGAAACACATATACTGATTTCCTAGATACGCAGCCTGGCGTAACCTGCCATATTCCTCACTCATGAGCATTTCCTTTTGCTTTTCTGGTGAAGCAGCAACAAGCTGAGCCCAAAAAGTTATATCTGTTCCAATGCCGTAAGGCAGCGAATGCTTAACACATCTCATCACGTTCGTTTTCCCTGCTTCCTCTAAAGCATTGCCGGGACAATTCTTTACACAAAGATTGCAATGGATACAGAAATCCTTATTACTCTTTATTGACGGCTCAATTGCAAGGTTCGTAACAATACTGACAAAATTAACCCTGGTACCGAACTGAGGGTGAATGACTAGATTGTGGCGTCCAAAAGATCCCAGCCCCGCGGCAACAGCGGCATGTCGATGCGAAAAATCAGCAATTGCCTTTCTGTCTTGATGAATTTCATAAGGA
This window encodes:
- a CDS encoding epoxyqueuosine reductase, producing the protein MSLTSQIKEFALDLGYSKVGIIPADDFQEYIDELTNRSEMYAFYIQSPYRPLNSAKPRSVMPTAKSIITTVYDYSQKEFPKELTDIMGRVYQARAYNAPPEHVNGARTQLMRDFLRKLGCEVGENIILPERLVAAKAGIVDFGRNNFAYAEGIGSFIYLTSFLVDQELEYDSPTVEVGCPKGCSACMKACPTQAIYEPNKLNPSRCIPFNTFFTQDGMAGSYIQPEIREKMGTKVYGCDICQEVCPRNQARIKAKLPEDRFLSKVVEDFSLANMLNMTDEFHATRIQPLMFNYVKERKYLQRNAAIALGNLGDPAFVPDLAVAMENKEELVRSYAAWALGKIGGKQAIQILKENLSKETSAAVKKEIKAALFVS
- a CDS encoding 4Fe-4S binding protein; translated protein: MKEKIQEFILNLGVDDVGFASADDYNSPKSYEITKFRPDAKSIIVLAFQVLSNCESPSLSAALNGYLDLGAFARTASYRVARFLESRMGAKVATIPLSSPYEIHQDRKAIADFSHRHAAVAAGLGSFGRHNLVIHPQFGTRVNFVSIVTNLAIEPSIKSNKDFCIHCNLCVKNCPGNALEEAGKTNVMRCVKHSLPYGIGTDITFWAQLVAASPEKQKEMLMSEEYGRLRQAAYLGNQYMCFNCMKSCPVGLSNNN